From Calothrix sp. PCC 6303, a single genomic window includes:
- the rplB gene encoding 50S ribosomal protein L2 produces MGTRSYRPYTPSTRQVTVSDFAEITKSEPEKSLTISIHRPKGRNNRGVITSRRRGGGHKQLYRIIDFKRDKRNIPAKVAAIEYDPNRNARIALLYYTDGEKRYIIHPNTLKVGEIIIAGPDSPIEIGNALPLANIPLGTTIHNVELTAGKGAQIVRAAGAAAQVVAKEGDYVTIKLPSGEVRMIRRECYATIGQVGNTDHRNLSAGKAGRNRWKGRRPKVRGSVMNPVDHPHGGGEGRAPIGRSGPVTPWGKPTLGMKTRKKKKASSKLIVRRRRKSSKRGRGGRES; encoded by the coding sequence ATGGGTACTCGTTCTTATCGTCCCTACACCCCCAGCACTCGTCAAGTAACCGTCTCCGACTTTGCGGAAATCACCAAAAGTGAACCAGAAAAGTCTCTGACAATCTCCATCCATCGTCCCAAAGGTCGTAACAACCGTGGGGTAATTACCAGTCGTCGTCGTGGTGGCGGTCACAAGCAGTTGTACCGCATCATCGACTTCAAACGCGACAAACGGAATATCCCGGCAAAAGTTGCGGCAATTGAGTACGACCCCAACCGTAACGCCCGCATTGCCCTCTTATATTACACAGACGGCGAAAAGCGCTACATCATCCATCCCAACACATTGAAAGTTGGCGAAATCATCATTGCTGGACCTGACTCACCAATCGAAATTGGTAACGCTTTACCGTTAGCAAACATTCCTTTAGGTACCACCATCCATAACGTCGAATTGACAGCAGGCAAAGGCGCTCAAATCGTCCGCGCCGCAGGTGCAGCTGCTCAAGTCGTCGCTAAAGAAGGTGATTATGTCACCATCAAACTACCCTCAGGGGAAGTACGGATGATTCGCCGCGAGTGTTACGCCACCATTGGACAAGTCGGTAATACAGATCATCGTAACTTGAGTGCTGGTAAAGCTGGACGCAACCGTTGGAAAGGTCGCCGTCCCAAAGTTAGAGGAAGCGTCATGAACCCAGTGGATCACCCCCATGGTGGTGGTGAAGGTCGGGCACCAATTGGTCGCTCCGGTCCTGTAACACCTTGGGGTAAGCCAACCTTGGGTATGAAGACCCGTAAGAAGAAGAAAGCCAGCAGCAAACTAATTGTTCGCCGCCGTCGGAAATCTTCTAAACGCGGTCGTGGCGGACGTGAATCATAA
- a CDS encoding DUF3172 domain-containing protein: protein MRRRPNSRQTTPSKPSAFQSPMFNFTTIAILGGVLVLGIGIGIAFSSTTTLTSSNVASREFIDLKAPNPEICVQYGASAMVMDARLFVTLNPFNVYVSQPSMRPGCVLRQNNWAILEQKKLITSEQVRDCKNRLNTFGFTGNLDNEKPDIRCVYQNEAAQNLFLNQPGAVAPQQETERF from the coding sequence ATGAGACGCAGACCTAATTCTAGACAGACAACTCCTTCTAAACCCTCGGCTTTCCAATCCCCGATGTTTAATTTCACCACCATCGCCATTTTGGGAGGGGTGCTGGTTTTGGGAATTGGGATTGGGATTGCTTTTAGTTCGACAACTACATTAACCTCATCAAACGTCGCTTCGCGGGAATTTATTGACTTGAAAGCGCCAAATCCAGAGATTTGTGTGCAATATGGTGCCAGTGCGATGGTGATGGATGCTAGGTTATTTGTGACTCTTAACCCTTTCAATGTCTATGTTTCTCAGCCTTCCATGCGTCCTGGTTGCGTGTTGCGACAAAATAACTGGGCGATTTTAGAACAGAAAAAGTTGATTACTTCTGAACAGGTGAGGGATTGTAAAAACCGCTTGAATACTTTTGGTTTTACTGGCAATTTGGATAATGAGAAGCCGGATATTAGATGTGTGTATCAAAATGAAGCGGCTCAGAATTTGTTCTTGAATCAACCGGGTGCAGTGGCACCACAGCAGGAAACAGAAAGATTTTAG
- a CDS encoding NosD domain-containing protein — protein MTFSDIKMFASVAAIASTSLVLMHISAVNAQTYESVKPRASTNYTTENAGSDPFFSFEGFFPLFQTPGNNLTYLEGKLLSSTENGALGGNLLFGHRFLSDNKKQIIGSYISYDTRNTGDAVFNQLGAGFESLGEKIDFRTNFYFPIGNSRNLLTETLTGTSNFQGNFLALDKVSQVQQALTGLDAELGTKLASLGNGSLRGYAGVYYYTGENVPGFVGVRGRLVVRPNDTLVAGLTLQSDPQFDTRVILNLGISFPGTARGKKKRESDILSRISESSDRISSITVKNRLIKDTVLATNTATGEPLQFVHVNLGLGNSNGSFESPFSTVSQALNIAKSNDTIYVRQGENPGIPGFTIPDGVAIISNASPQFIDTSFGKIQLPGSGSGIKPSITGTVTMGNNTKLNGFAISNASGAGIQGSNIRNISIENNLISNSQLEGIKLTDVIGKVDISQNQLQSNGYEQVTIYSTPYVRYYSGILITNNVGDINLNINNNTIQDSAKEAIDIEFGGNTKFTTNITNNQILDNGKLYQEYVVRPAIFPSYKYPDYLEADAISTSLFENTQGSLNISNNNVSGNRGGISSFVSANNININITENTIANNTATYTQPGIWVDFSESSQTNLVISNNKISNNSEGIIFNADRNSQIKALIESNTVTNNRGNGITITNNDSQTSIVVKNNIVTENNTQPQKDLIDKKTAADLLIEDRSIPSTGQVCLSLDNNQIGSFALADKIEMETNPRRFFLQPPGYVPVTTFSSGKIEVELPGIPGNNRINQIIPPSESFSWKGGTVAAGSCGFGTSRN, from the coding sequence ATGACCTTCTCAGATATAAAAATGTTCGCATCTGTCGCGGCAATCGCCTCTACGAGCCTAGTACTGATGCATATTTCTGCTGTAAATGCCCAAACTTATGAATCCGTCAAGCCCCGTGCCAGCACTAACTATACAACTGAAAATGCAGGAAGTGATCCTTTTTTCAGTTTTGAAGGATTTTTTCCGCTTTTTCAAACACCTGGAAATAACCTGACTTATTTAGAAGGAAAGTTATTATCATCTACAGAAAATGGTGCTTTAGGTGGAAATCTATTATTCGGACACCGTTTTTTGAGCGACAACAAAAAACAGATTATTGGTAGCTATATTTCATATGATACTCGCAATACTGGAGACGCAGTATTTAATCAGTTGGGTGCAGGTTTTGAAAGCTTGGGAGAAAAAATTGATTTTCGCACCAATTTCTATTTTCCCATTGGAAATTCCCGGAATTTATTAACCGAAACCTTAACAGGAACATCTAACTTTCAAGGGAATTTCTTAGCTTTAGATAAAGTTAGCCAAGTTCAACAAGCTTTAACTGGTTTAGATGCAGAATTAGGAACTAAGTTAGCATCTTTAGGAAATGGATCATTACGGGGATATGCAGGAGTATACTACTACACAGGGGAAAATGTACCTGGCTTTGTTGGTGTGAGGGGAAGACTTGTTGTCCGTCCTAATGATACTCTTGTTGCGGGATTAACATTGCAAAGTGATCCACAATTTGATACTAGAGTGATTTTGAATTTGGGAATTAGTTTTCCCGGTACAGCTAGAGGAAAGAAAAAGCGAGAGTCTGATATTTTATCCCGCATCAGTGAATCAAGCGATCGCATTAGCAGTATAACGGTTAAAAATCGGTTAATCAAAGATACGGTCTTGGCAACTAACACTGCTACAGGAGAACCACTACAATTTGTCCATGTGAATTTAGGTTTAGGTAACAGTAATGGCTCTTTTGAATCTCCTTTTAGTACTGTTTCTCAAGCTTTAAATATTGCCAAAAGCAATGATACTATCTACGTTCGTCAAGGTGAAAATCCAGGTATTCCTGGTTTTACAATTCCTGATGGTGTTGCAATAATTTCCAATGCTTCACCTCAATTTATTGACACTTCCTTTGGGAAAATTCAGCTACCTGGTTCAGGCTCTGGAATTAAACCAAGTATTACTGGTACTGTCACTATGGGAAACAATACCAAATTAAATGGATTTGCCATTAGTAATGCCTCTGGTGCCGGAATTCAAGGTAGTAACATCCGAAATATTTCAATTGAAAACAACTTAATTAGTAATTCCCAGCTAGAAGGCATCAAACTTACAGATGTAATAGGAAAAGTTGATATTAGTCAAAATCAGCTTCAAAGTAATGGCTATGAACAAGTCACTATATACTCAACTCCCTATGTAAGGTATTACAGTGGAATTTTAATCACAAATAATGTTGGGGATATTAATTTAAATATTAATAACAATACTATTCAAGATTCTGCCAAAGAAGCTATTGATATAGAATTCGGAGGCAATACAAAATTTACAACTAATATTACCAATAATCAAATCTTAGATAATGGAAAACTGTATCAGGAGTATGTTGTACGTCCGGCAATTTTCCCGTCATACAAATATCCAGACTACCTGGAAGCAGACGCAATATCAACCAGCCTATTTGAAAATACTCAAGGAAGCCTGAATATTTCCAATAATAATGTTTCTGGCAACCGAGGTGGTATTTCTAGTTTTGTTAGTGCTAACAATATCAACATAAATATTACGGAAAATACTATTGCTAATAACACCGCTACTTACACACAGCCAGGAATTTGGGTTGATTTCTCTGAAAGCTCTCAAACAAACTTAGTTATTAGCAATAATAAAATAAGCAACAACTCCGAAGGAATTATTTTCAATGCCGATAGGAATTCTCAAATAAAAGCATTGATTGAATCCAATACAGTTACAAATAATCGAGGAAATGGAATTACGATTACAAATAACGATTCTCAAACATCTATAGTTGTCAAAAATAACATCGTGACTGAGAATAATACTCAACCACAAAAAGATTTAATTGATAAAAAAACAGCCGCAGATTTACTAATTGAAGATCGCAGTATTCCTAGTACCGGGCAAGTATGTTTATCACTTGATAATAATCAAATTGGTAGTTTTGCTTTAGCCGATAAAATCGAGATGGAGACTAATCCCAGACGATTCTTTTTACAACCACCAGGATATGTCCCGGTTACAACTTTTTCCTCTGGAAAAATCGAAGTTGAATTACCAGGAATCCCAGGAAACAACAGAATTAATCAAATAATTCCCCCATCAGAGAGCTTTTCCTGGAAAGGAGGTACTGTTGCCGCTGGAAGTTGTGGTTTTGGGACATCGAGAAACTAA
- the rplD gene encoding 50S ribosomal protein L4, with protein sequence MFECVVKNWQGEQVGQKTFELKVAKEESASHIVHRALMRQMSNARQGNASTKTRSEVRGGGRKPWRQKGTGRARAGSIRSPLWRGGGVIFGPKPRDFSIQMNRKERRLALRTAFASRIDDMIIVEDFGSQLQRPKTKELVNAIARWGAEPDKRVLLIYCENNQNLYLSARNIANVKVFSANTINIYDILHAEKIIVTASAIDKIQEVFGA encoded by the coding sequence ATGTTTGAGTGTGTAGTTAAAAACTGGCAAGGTGAGCAGGTCGGACAAAAAACCTTCGAGCTAAAAGTTGCCAAAGAAGAATCAGCATCGCATATAGTGCACCGGGCGCTAATGCGTCAAATGAGCAATGCTCGTCAAGGAAACGCCAGCACCAAGACCCGCTCTGAGGTACGTGGTGGTGGTCGCAAACCGTGGCGACAAAAAGGAACTGGTCGTGCCCGTGCGGGTTCGATTCGTTCACCCCTATGGCGTGGTGGTGGTGTCATCTTTGGACCCAAACCCCGTGACTTCAGCATCCAAATGAACCGCAAAGAGCGACGTTTGGCATTACGGACAGCATTTGCTAGCCGCATTGATGACATGATCATCGTTGAGGATTTTGGTTCTCAACTGCAACGCCCCAAAACCAAAGAATTGGTGAATGCGATCGCGCGTTGGGGTGCAGAGCCAGATAAGAGAGTCTTGCTAATATATTGCGAGAACAACCAAAACCTATATTTATCAGCACGAAATATCGCAAATGTCAAGGTCTTTTCTGCAAATACCATCAACATTTACGACATACTCCATGCCGAAAAAATAATTGTCACCGCATCAGCCATCGACAAAATTCAGGAGGTCTTTGGTGCATAA
- the rplP gene encoding 50S ribosomal protein L16, with product MLSPRRTKFRKQQRGRMKGLASRGSTLNFGDFALQAQEPSWITSRQIEASRRAMTRYIRRGGKIWIRIFPDKPITMRPAETRMGSGKGSPEFWVAVVKPGRILFEIAGVTEEIAREAMRLAAFKLPIKTKFISRAEIEPQEQE from the coding sequence ATGTTAAGTCCAAGAAGAACTAAATTCCGCAAACAACAGCGGGGACGGATGAAAGGGCTAGCTAGCCGTGGTAGCACCTTAAATTTTGGTGATTTTGCTCTCCAAGCACAAGAACCATCATGGATTACCTCCCGCCAAATCGAAGCTTCCCGTCGAGCAATGACTCGTTATATCCGCCGGGGTGGTAAAATTTGGATTCGGATTTTCCCAGATAAACCCATCACCATGCGCCCAGCCGAAACACGGATGGGTTCCGGTAAAGGTTCCCCAGAGTTTTGGGTAGCTGTGGTTAAACCAGGACGGATTTTATTTGAAATCGCTGGCGTGACTGAAGAAATAGCCCGCGAAGCCATGCGTTTAGCGGCTTTTAAGTTACCCATCAAAACTAAGTTTATTTCCCGCGCCGAAATCGAGCCGCAAGAGCAGGAGTAG
- the rplX gene encoding 50S ribosomal protein L24, with product MTGKKDKPKFYKMHIKTGDTVQIIAGKDKGKIGEIIKALPQDSKVIVKGVNLKTKHVKPQAEGESGQIVTQEYPIHSSNVMLYSTKQNVASRVCYTFTAEGKKVRMLKKTGEILDK from the coding sequence ATGACAGGTAAGAAGGATAAACCCAAGTTTTATAAAATGCATATCAAAACTGGGGATACCGTTCAAATTATCGCAGGCAAAGACAAAGGCAAAATTGGGGAAATTATCAAAGCCCTTCCCCAAGACAGCAAAGTCATTGTCAAAGGCGTAAATTTGAAAACTAAGCACGTTAAACCCCAAGCAGAGGGAGAATCTGGGCAAATTGTTACCCAGGAATATCCCATCCACAGTTCCAACGTCATGCTTTATTCCACCAAGCAAAATGTAGCCAGCCGTGTCTGCTACACTTTTACTGCGGAAGGAAAGAAAGTGAGAATGTTGAAAAAAACTGGGGAAATCTTGGATAAGTAG
- a CDS encoding response regulator, giving the protein MIRLLLVDDESLIRRGLKALLKLEADLEVVGEAENGQVALTLIASLQPDVVLMDVRMPVMDGMAATKEIAARFPTTKVLILTTFAEQHYIAQTLRYGAVGYLLKDTPSEELAQSIRAANKGYIQLGPGLVNVMGQIPDTAGSPPPGWEELTPREIEILELIVAGASNREIGEALFITEKTVKNHVTRILNRLDLRDRTQAAIVANRFLGALRKP; this is encoded by the coding sequence ATGATTCGTTTATTACTGGTTGATGATGAAAGTTTAATTCGTCGGGGACTGAAAGCTTTACTCAAGCTGGAAGCTGATTTAGAAGTGGTGGGAGAAGCTGAAAATGGACAAGTTGCTTTGACTTTAATTGCATCTTTGCAGCCGGATGTGGTACTGATGGATGTGAGAATGCCAGTGATGGATGGTATGGCAGCAACCAAGGAGATTGCAGCGCGGTTTCCCACGACAAAAGTCTTGATTTTGACTACCTTTGCCGAACAACATTATATTGCTCAAACTTTACGCTACGGTGCTGTTGGATACCTACTGAAGGATACTCCATCTGAGGAATTAGCCCAATCTATCCGTGCAGCTAATAAAGGCTACATTCAATTGGGACCGGGACTTGTTAACGTCATGGGTCAAATTCCAGATACAGCAGGCTCTCCACCTCCAGGATGGGAGGAATTAACACCGAGAGAAATTGAAATACTAGAATTAATTGTTGCAGGTGCTAGTAACCGCGAAATTGGCGAAGCTTTATTTATTACAGAAAAAACCGTTAAAAACCATGTCACCCGAATTTTAAATCGTTTAGACTTACGCGATCGCACTCAAGCTGCAATCGTTGCAAATCGGTTTTTAGGTGCATTACGAAAACCATAA
- the rpsS gene encoding 30S ribosomal protein S19 — MGRSLKKGPFVADHLLKKIERLNANSKKEVIKTWSRASTILPQMVGHTIAVHNGRQHVPVFVSEQMVGHKLGEFAPTRTYRGHAKSDKKAGR; from the coding sequence ATGGGTCGTTCACTGAAAAAAGGTCCCTTCGTTGCGGATCATCTGCTCAAGAAAATAGAAAGGCTCAACGCTAACAGCAAAAAAGAAGTTATTAAAACTTGGTCGAGAGCATCGACAATTTTGCCTCAGATGGTAGGACATACAATTGCCGTTCACAACGGTCGTCAACATGTTCCCGTCTTTGTTAGTGAGCAAATGGTAGGACACAAGTTAGGAGAATTTGCTCCCACTCGTACCTATCGTGGTCATGCCAAAAGCGATAAAAAAGCAGGTAGATAG
- the rplN gene encoding 50S ribosomal protein L14, with protein MIQPQSYLNVADNSGARKLMCIRVLGAGNSRYGFIGDRIIAVVKDAIPNMAVKKSDVVEAVIVRTRHTIRRDSGMSIRFDDNAAVIINKDGNPKGTRVFGPVARELREKSFTKIVSLAPEVL; from the coding sequence GTGATTCAACCTCAATCCTACCTGAATGTTGCAGACAACAGCGGCGCACGCAAATTAATGTGTATCCGTGTGTTAGGTGCTGGAAATAGCCGTTATGGCTTCATAGGCGATCGCATAATCGCGGTAGTCAAAGATGCTATTCCCAACATGGCAGTAAAAAAATCGGATGTAGTGGAGGCTGTGATTGTTCGCACCCGCCACACCATTCGTCGTGATAGCGGTATGAGCATCCGCTTTGATGATAACGCCGCCGTAATCATCAACAAAGATGGTAATCCCAAAGGAACCAGGGTCTTCGGTCCTGTGGCACGGGAATTACGCGAAAAAAGTTTCACTAAAATTGTGTCGCTGGCACCGGAGGTGCTGTAA
- the rpmC gene encoding 50S ribosomal protein L29, giving the protein MSLSKIADARELSDEQLAEEVLALKKQLFQLRLQKATRQLDKSHQFRHARHRLAQLLTVEGERKRKVATEG; this is encoded by the coding sequence ATGTCGCTTTCTAAAATTGCAGACGCACGAGAACTAAGCGACGAACAGCTAGCTGAAGAGGTTCTCGCTCTGAAAAAGCAGCTTTTTCAACTCCGGTTACAAAAAGCTACTCGACAGTTAGATAAATCGCACCAATTTCGACACGCTCGTCACCGCTTGGCACAATTGCTGACGGTTGAGGGTGAAAGAAAGCGGAAAGTAGCTACAGAAGGTTAG
- a CDS encoding 50S ribosomal protein L23, producing the protein MHKLDPRDLVDLVRRPIVTEKATVLMEQNKYTFEVSPKASKTEIKAAIQDLFSVKVVKVNTANPPRKKRRVGKFVGYRPQYKRAIITVAAGDEDKIRQALFPDV; encoded by the coding sequence GTGCATAAACTCGACCCCCGTGACTTAGTAGATTTAGTCCGTCGCCCCATCGTCACCGAGAAAGCGACTGTCCTCATGGAGCAGAACAAATACACATTTGAAGTCTCTCCCAAAGCCAGCAAAACAGAAATCAAAGCAGCTATCCAAGACCTATTTAGCGTCAAGGTAGTAAAAGTCAACACCGCCAACCCCCCACGTAAAAAACGTCGAGTTGGCAAATTCGTCGGTTACAGACCTCAATACAAACGAGCCATTATCACAGTGGCAGCTGGGGACGAAGACAAGATTCGCCAAGCTCTCTTCCCAGATGTTTAA
- the rplE gene encoding 50S ribosomal protein L5 — translation MAIRLKTVYQETIAPKLIKQFEYSNVHQVPKVIKITVNRGLGEAASNAKALEASINEVALITGQKPVVTRAKKAIAGFKIRQGMPVGIMVTLRGDRMYNFLDRLINLSLPRIRDFRGISPKSFDGRGNYTLGVREQLIFPEVEYDKIDQIRGMDISIITTAKNDEEGRALLKEMGMPFRDQ, via the coding sequence ATGGCGATTAGACTCAAAACGGTATATCAAGAAACAATTGCTCCTAAACTGATCAAACAGTTTGAGTACAGCAATGTTCACCAAGTACCAAAGGTAATCAAGATTACAGTGAACCGGGGGTTGGGCGAAGCAGCATCCAATGCCAAGGCACTCGAAGCTTCGATCAACGAAGTTGCTTTAATCACAGGTCAAAAACCAGTAGTGACCAGAGCAAAGAAGGCGATCGCTGGCTTCAAAATCCGTCAAGGTATGCCCGTAGGAATCATGGTTACTCTACGCGGCGACCGGATGTACAACTTTCTTGACAGACTGATCAATCTTTCGTTACCCAGAATTCGTGACTTCCGTGGTATCAGTCCCAAAAGTTTCGATGGACGCGGCAACTATACGCTGGGCGTTCGAGAACAGCTGATTTTCCCAGAAGTCGAGTACGACAAGATTGACCAAATCCGTGGGATGGATATTTCCATCATTACCACAGCCAAAAACGACGAAGAAGGTCGCGCTTTACTAAAAGAAATGGGAATGCCCTTTCGCGATCAATAA
- a CDS encoding NAD(P)H-quinone oxidoreductase subunit N produces MALITTGRGFIRDLEKHGALGVYVPLEGGMEGRYRRRLRAYGYTAVNLTARGLGDVAAYLTRIHGVRPPHLGKKGTTAGAAVGDVYYIPPILTYHLENLPPKSKGLVLWIIEGYVLSDQEIEFLMALPSMEPRVKVVIERGGDRVFSWKPLEKTLAIPTVVNYA; encoded by the coding sequence ATGGCATTGATTACCACTGGTAGAGGTTTCATTCGTGATTTGGAAAAACATGGCGCACTTGGCGTTTATGTTCCCTTAGAGGGGGGAATGGAAGGACGCTACCGTCGGCGTTTACGAGCTTATGGCTATACTGCTGTGAATCTGACTGCCCGTGGCTTGGGTGATGTGGCTGCTTATTTGACGCGGATTCATGGGGTAAGACCTCCGCACTTAGGAAAAAAAGGAACAACTGCTGGTGCTGCGGTGGGTGATGTGTATTACATTCCACCAATTTTGACTTATCATTTGGAAAATCTACCGCCAAAGTCGAAGGGTTTGGTGTTGTGGATTATTGAGGGGTATGTGTTGTCAGATCAGGAAATTGAGTTTTTGATGGCACTACCCAGTATGGAACCCAGGGTAAAAGTGGTAATTGAGCGAGGAGGCGATCGCGTTTTCAGTTGGAAGCCACTAGAAAAGACTTTAGCGATACCTACGGTGGTAAACTACGCGTAA
- the rpsC gene encoding 30S ribosomal protein S3 has product MGQKIHPVGFRLGITQEHQSRWFASPSRYPELLQEDYKLRKYIDEKLGRYAQNNAGICQVKIERKADQIDLEVQTARPGVVVGRGGQGIESLRTGLQQLLGGTRQIRINVVEVQKVDANAFLIAEYIAQQLERRVSFRRVVRQAIQRAQRAGIQGIKIQVSGRLNGAEIARTEWTREGRVPLHTLRADIDYSYCTAKTVYGILGIKVWVFKGEIIPGQEIEAAPATREREPRRRNQQRRRQQFEDRSNEG; this is encoded by the coding sequence GTGGGACAAAAGATACATCCAGTAGGTTTCCGCCTCGGGATTACTCAAGAACACCAATCACGTTGGTTCGCATCTCCTAGCCGTTATCCAGAACTTCTCCAAGAAGACTATAAACTGCGTAAATACATCGATGAAAAACTCGGTAGATACGCTCAGAATAACGCCGGAATTTGTCAAGTCAAAATTGAGCGCAAAGCAGATCAAATTGATCTAGAAGTGCAAACAGCAAGACCTGGGGTTGTCGTGGGGCGTGGTGGTCAAGGAATTGAATCATTACGCACAGGACTACAACAACTTTTAGGTGGCACGCGCCAAATCCGCATCAACGTTGTTGAAGTTCAAAAAGTTGATGCCAATGCTTTCTTGATTGCTGAGTACATTGCTCAACAACTAGAACGTCGGGTTTCCTTCCGTCGAGTTGTGCGTCAAGCCATCCAACGCGCTCAACGCGCTGGAATTCAAGGGATTAAAATTCAAGTCAGCGGTCGCTTAAACGGTGCAGAAATTGCCCGAACAGAGTGGACTCGTGAGGGTAGAGTTCCTCTACACACCTTACGTGCTGACATCGATTACTCCTACTGCACCGCCAAAACCGTTTACGGAATCCTTGGTATCAAAGTATGGGTATTCAAAGGTGAAATTATTCCTGGGCAAGAAATAGAAGCAGCACCAGCAACCCGCGAACGCGAACCTCGTCGTCGCAACCAGCAACGTCGTCGCCAGCAATTTGAAGACCGTTCTAACGAAGGATAG
- the rpsQ gene encoding 30S ribosomal protein S17, with protein sequence MAVKERMGVVVSDKMQKTVVVAVQNRAPHPRYGKIVVKTQRYKAHDEDNKCKIGDRVRIQETRPLSKTKRWQVLEIITN encoded by the coding sequence ATGGCAGTTAAAGAACGAATGGGAGTAGTTGTCAGCGACAAAATGCAAAAAACAGTTGTTGTCGCTGTTCAAAACCGCGCTCCTCACCCCAGATATGGGAAGATTGTTGTCAAAACTCAGCGATATAAAGCACACGACGAAGATAACAAATGTAAGATAGGCGATCGCGTCCGCATTCAAGAGACTCGTCCTCTGAGCAAAACCAAACGCTGGCAAGTTTTAGAGATCATCACCAACTAA
- the rplV gene encoding 50S ribosomal protein L22, producing MATDTVEVKAIARYISMSPYKVRRVLDQIRGRTYREALILLEFMPYRSCDPILKLLRSAAANAEHNAGMDRAELVITQAYADQGPVLKRFQPRAQGRAYQIRKPTCHITLAVAAGATVK from the coding sequence ATGGCAACTGATACTGTTGAAGTTAAAGCGATCGCTCGCTACATAAGCATGTCACCCTACAAAGTGAGACGTGTCCTCGACCAAATTCGCGGTCGTACTTACCGCGAAGCCCTGATACTGCTAGAATTTATGCCCTATCGCTCTTGCGACCCCATCCTCAAACTTTTGCGGAGTGCGGCTGCAAATGCTGAACATAATGCAGGCATGGATCGGGCAGAACTAGTCATTACCCAGGCATACGCCGACCAAGGTCCTGTCCTCAAACGCTTCCAGCCGAGAGCACAAGGTCGAGCCTACCAAATTCGTAAACCAACATGTCACATCACCCTTGCTGTGGCTGCTGGGGCAACGGTGAAATAA
- the rplC gene encoding 50S ribosomal protein L3, whose product MSVGILGTKLGMTQIFDEAGVAIPVTVVQAGPCTVTQVKTKQTDGYSAIQVGYREVKPKALSKPKLGHLAKSSAPALRHLLEYRIDNADEYSLGQLITADIFSAGQIVDVAGTSIGKGFAGNQKRNNFGRGPMSHGSKNHREPGSIGAGTTPGRVYPGKRMAGRLGGTSVTIKKLTVIRVDTERNLLLIKGAIPGKPGALVNVVPANLVGRQK is encoded by the coding sequence GTGTCTGTAGGTATTCTCGGCACCAAACTGGGCATGACCCAAATTTTCGACGAAGCAGGAGTAGCTATTCCTGTCACAGTCGTCCAAGCGGGACCATGCACTGTTACACAAGTCAAAACAAAACAGACCGACGGTTACTCTGCCATTCAAGTAGGCTATCGTGAAGTGAAGCCAAAGGCTCTAAGCAAGCCCAAGTTGGGACATCTGGCAAAATCATCTGCCCCAGCATTGCGTCACTTACTGGAATATCGCATCGACAACGCGGATGAGTATTCTTTAGGTCAACTGATTACGGCAGATATATTTAGTGCAGGTCAAATCGTAGACGTAGCTGGTACCAGCATCGGTAAAGGATTTGCAGGGAACCAAAAGCGGAATAACTTTGGTCGTGGACCAATGTCTCACGGTTCCAAAAACCACAGAGAACCCGGTTCCATCGGTGCAGGTACAACCCCTGGTCGTGTTTATCCTGGTAAGCGGATGGCAGGAAGACTCGGTGGTACCAGCGTCACTATTAAAAAATTAACCGTTATACGCGTCGATACAGAACGTAACTTATTGCTAATAAAGGGAGCCATTCCTGGCAAACCTGGAGCCTTAGTTAATGTTGTCCCTGCAAACCTTGTTGGCAGGCAAAAGTAG